Within the Erpetoichthys calabaricus chromosome 1, fErpCal1.3, whole genome shotgun sequence genome, the region accgccaactccctaaatattccccacgccaggcgaaacctgaacaatttttgtttttttacttttttacattttttttacattttttacatttattcaagcagtattgaccactaaatgttgtgcaagttctagaaatgggcaaacacataataaaacacaaaatgtaccttttctcaggcttccacaacaataaactttcatcaactgcaactgacggtcctggcatgtagggcaactgaaatgcttcaaataaatggtcaatcaaaggacgtagcttgaacaagcggtcgcggtttggatctttcttatctggctcatttctgttgtcattcaaatgaaagaatttcagcagcaaagagaatcggttaggtgtcatgatagctgcaaaaataggtgttgcatacataggatctgtagaccagtacatctcaatatctggttttctgattattcccatcaacatcaaaatcccaatgatttttttcatttcgttttcatcagtgtctacccaagcacgaacacgggaatgtggaggtaaattgggatttttctcaataaactgtgctgcatacagatttgtctgatgaacaaaatgtctgatcaaatcaggtgacacaaacagctcataaaactgctcagcagtgtaattgtttacatcaacaataaagccacacgttgcctcaaacggatgcagaaaaggtagttcacctcgggcagcagtccagttgagatgctggggatacacccactcatcgccatcatccgatgcgccgtcattcacagtatcatgcagcgcacgttgctgatcatcattgtcgctaaaatcttcttcagaactgctacaatcatgatcagaattattgtccaaaatcgccgcaaaacctcacttgaagtcagtttacgtttcgccatattcacagctttcactttcgaatcacatcacgtgatcggccaatacaaccgcagagttgtcgaaatacaacgtagtaataatacccacgccaaactgtcagttatactacgcgccaggcattcacataaccacaggcaaatgtgctggataattccggcagtaaggcgtcagcaataaagctacgatgccggatatatccggcagagggtggTTAAGGGGTTAATGATCACTCATAACTGTTAACAGCAATAAAATGAAGAATCAGGTCAGGTCCTAATGGAAGCTCCCATttatatttgaatgaaaatggATTTGTGTCCTCTTataattgtcattttcatttaggCAGATGAGAAATTAGTGATTTAATCGTGTATTACGGCACATGATTATGCTTCAACAAGGCCATTCATGTTGTTATTATAGTGCATCCTCAGTGGTGCTGCTGGCTAGCTGAAGATTTATCTAACCAACTGATACCGTGTTCACTGTACTTTCCCTTAAATTATAGCTGCCTACATTTGTAGCAGCATGTTTTTGATTGTCTTATCTTCTTAATTTGAGACAGCTACGTGGGCATAGTGATTATACTATGGAAGGTAATTTCTGCATTTTAAGAAGTAAGCGGAATgctttgactgactgactgatgattGCAATATGTCCTTTATAAGTGTTTATATTTGGTGACCTAATTTTATtgttaaatgctttattattGAAAAATATCTTAAGTTTAAAGATGTTTTTATTGGGAGAACACTGTATATGaagataaaattaaatgtaaatatatttatattttttttttttttttttttgcagagcaACCATGCAGCTGTTTGTACGTGCTCAGAACTTGCACACCCTTGAGGTGTCGGGACAAGAGACTGTCTCACAGATTAAAGTAAGTCTGTGCCTATTTTAGCAACATGCCAGTAACTACAACCTTaatttgattttcttatttttttttcccaagtaATTGTGttgatattaaaaataactgcAAGATCCTTGGTTTTATGGCAATTTTGTAGCAGTACAAGATGTAGTTCTGTTTAGTGTAAAGATGAATTAACTATGTTACACTCTAAAGACTGAAGAAGGTAGAAGTGCAACAGTGTCTGAATTAGCTTCTAGGTATTTTCTTTCATTATAAGAAAAGATTCCTatgtaaaggtaaaaaaaatattggaatgTTGAATCTTCATTTAAGAAAATACATGTTAACTCCCCTAATTTAGGCTCATATTGAAGCTTTAGAAGGTATCTCTCCTGAGGATCAAGTTGTACTTTTGGCTGGTGCACCTCTGAATGATGAAGCTGTCCTAGGCCAGTGTGGTGTTAGTGAGCTGAGCACCTTGGAGGTCACTGCACGTATTCTGGgaggtaaatatttttttttaagttcaggtCTGTTTTGGGATTATTGACTGTTCCAGAATGTCTGTAACTGtggtttaggttttttttttatgctgcagAATATAAACTggaaaagtgttatttttgtattCAAGTGAATATGTTTTATAATAGGATTaatgatcactcctaccactttcttttatgtggacgcGTTTGCTGGACTTTTTACAACTtggaatattgtttctttatcagtatgctgctgctggagtatccatctatctatctatctatctatctatctatctatctatctatctatctatctatctatctatctatctatctatctatctatctatctatctatctatctatctaatgtggaTTTCAATTCTTGTACATTTCTTAATCaagttcttgtgtgatttttttttttttttttttaatttgtagaacATTTCTGAATGGaccttgtattattttgtttcttttttcatcacTTTAGGTAAAGTGCACGGCTCTCTTGCACGTGCAGGTAAAGTAAGAGGCCAGACCCCAAAGGTAAGCCAAAAAAATCagctatttaataaaaataacatattgtATGTACGGTTGGCAGTTTAGCCAAATATTACGATTTTAATATCCATATTGAAAATAATGAAGTATTTGAATACATTTGAATGTTGGTTAAATATTCTGGGTGCCTCACACAGTATGAATTTGTACTGTATgcacttaccttatttttattattttttggttcTTGGTAGAGGAGCTTATGAACAGTGTGAATTGTTGCATATACAGTAACTACAgcctttaaattaatttaacactTGACAACACAGCTGTTCAGAAAAACGTGATTCTCCACAGTCACAAAGTAACATAATTAAAGAGAAAGTGAAGCAGCGCAGCTCACATTGACCTCATTGTTCctttattgcacattttaaaaataaaaaaaaagacatgtttgTGATCACTGAAACAAGTTTACCAGAGTcattaatcaatttttttttctagctgttttttgaaaatataaaaataggagAAACAATAGCTGGTTCACAATAGATTGTGGTTGTATGACCCTATTTGATAGTTTGCAGCATTGGGTGGCAGTTAAATTCTGCAAGCATGAACAGATGGTTAGGGAATAGCATGCATAACCCACCAACATTCAGCTTCTCTTTTTCTCCAATTATACATTGTTGTGGGTATTGTGTGTCAATTGGCTCAGGCAGCTAAATTGAATTGACGTTGAAAAGgctcttaaaaaatgatttttttttcttacctttaTAATggcaaaaggaaaatcagaaatatatCGGTTGTTTTCAATTGTCTTTAatgagaaataaatacatttttgcttgtttggatTTTCAACAGTTCTTTTCATAAAAGCTGTAGTAAGCTGGTGATCTTGTGTTCAAGAGTCAACCAAAGTTGAATTAGGAGCAGATACTTTTTGGAGCTAGGGAGCCGCTAGCACAGCTGTAGCACCAGGAGTATAGAGTaggatttgaaaaaaaacaaaaaatgtcccaGAGTAAGTTTGAATGGTATATTATTAAGAAGCAAATGATTAGTGATTTGCATAAAGGaatttgtaaaatactgtaatacTCCACAGTGTATGAGGAGTAATATGATAATGAAATTAGTTTGTGTTACAGAGCTGTTCTTCTATACTCGAACATCAGTTTTTGCCTtcaaacacaatgttttttttttttttttttatttattttatttaaaataaattagaatagTATCATTTGTCTTAGCCAGGAACATTACTTGTAAATATTCGCAGAACTACTGTGCTTCATTAGTTTATGGCTCAGAATATGAAGCATTGTAAATGGTGAACATGAATGGTGAATTACTCAAAAACTCATTGAAAAGAGATGGCGAGGGCTATAGGGTATAAACATAGTTTAgctttgaacattttattttgtaatttttgtgttatttgacttttttgtgaataaatgtcAGGTAGAAGCAGACTTGGCGTGTTGAGGTATAAAGCAGCAAAGAGTGGATAAAAGTGCATCATAAGTTTACTTCCTCTCTTCAGgttgacaaacaagaaaaaaggaaaaagaagactGGCCGTGCCAAGAGACGCATGCAGTACAACAGACGATTTGTGAATGTGGTGCAGGGCTTTGGCAAGAAGAAAGGACCAAATGCCAACTCTTAATTtgccctaaacaaaataaagcacacattgaAGCAATTCAACATTgttcgtgtattgtttttttaatgcatttctttacaCATATCATCTTCATTTCATGTTACACATTGTCAGATGACATTAGAATTACCTCTTTAGTGGTTTTCTAAATTTGATTCTGCAAAATCCCTGAAAGCATGGTTTTATTCCAGACATTTAATCAATGGTTAAGTTTTGGCTTTAAAGCCATCACTTGACATTTGCGCCCAGAAATGCTCAGTAGTACCTGTTTTTGAAACTGCAAAAGTAAATGAGATTATATTATTTACTCAGTCCAGCTTTATTGGTATGGTTTTATTACACCCAGTTAGTGTAGATTCTTTTGGAATTCACTTAATTAAGCGGTTACTTTAAATGAAACCTGTGCACTAGAATAACAAACAATTGTCAGTGAATAATAAAGTATTTGCCAATTATTATGCTAGGGAAAATGGAACAGAAAGTGGTAGAatcattgtctgtgtgtgtgtgtgtttttaaccattttaaattgCAGCATTTATTCAGATTTGTAACATCTGAGCAATGAACTAACCAAAAGTCTGCCAATATTAGTTATCCTTGTTGAATCAGAAATGCAAAACATCAAATCAACTAGTGTCAATGTGGATGAAGAAGTACTGGACAGTACTTAATTTGCTGTTGGTATGTTATGGCAGAGTACTgcaaaataaaagtgcattttaatAACATGGGGTTCATCCGCTGATGCCGCAAACTGCTGAACAAGTGTCAGGTTTATGCCCCTTGTATGTTAGCAAATCAATTTCTTGATGCTGTGAGGTCTATcagcaaaataaatgaagatatgaaatgaacagaaaaacacAGGGAAGTGGATGCCCTGTCAGAGAGTAGCTCATGGAAGAATGTTGAATAATAACTGCAACACTTGGAGCTCAAGAAGTTAAACTGAGAAGAAGCAACTTTGACAGATTTCAGCGTTGGAAGAAAGTTGACTGTCTTTTGTGTTACACTTTCAACTGAATTTAAAATGGATCATCTTGGTGACTGTcacttgtgacgatgcgggttcgtgcatgctcccatcttctgtctgggagcctttaaacccaacaccgtcggtaatgctaccgatgagctaggcagtgaggcacaacaatagagcaagaggatggtgtacaaaaagtgtcaagtgcttttatttaaaacacaaaacaatgttcaaattaagtaaagtgcagtgattcaaaacaatcttccttaaataaataatccataaaaacagatgtgaaaagtgaaggttaaaatccattagaaaaaacaatctttaaaacaacgaggttaaaaccatgctggaagctgtccttttaaaaatctggTGCAACCTTCTTCTAATACTGGCGgcccccctgcttctcccatctgggcttctcaacaggggagtcgctctacatgcagctgaccttctctgcacTGTCCTACTGTTTGGATCGCCTtaccgacccctggctccggtaggctcctccatacagcgacttgggttccacagcgaccagggcgcccacgctggggaatacataccccaagtcccaactcctgctgccttccgcggcgagtcatccgccttccggtcactcccaccCTTCAGAATAAACTctgcaggagcgaccactactgctactcctcggATGTCGGGCTAACACCCaggctacctgtacagctgcacgCGAGCCTACACTCACTCGCTCTCCCACACTGACTCTCCTGCTGCTGcagcttcctgcaacctccggctTTCTTTCACCTGTTGTCTCTCTAACCCCCGCTTCAAACCCCCCCCCAGCCatggcatggcagctgtggcaaatcagcagccccaggaacaatcacggatgcggaccgtttctcacctgtgcactaaggtgaaaaacgcccacatcgcgaatcgcccagagaaccgcttcagccacacaaccaccaagCTGCGAgcgctgtgattatttattttaaactggcctttgatgggagctgtggacctgctataccacatcaCTTTGTGGGCAGTACAATTTCTCAGTGGTTACTGCTGCCGCAGAGCGCCTGGAGACTTGATTTGAATTCCAGTTCAGTCAGTCAgcttgcagtttgcatgttctacctgtgttTTGGATTAGTTTTTCTTGCAGGTATTCcaattttgcttttaaattgGCACTGTATGTGAAGGTGTATTGTAACAGACTTGTGTTTCATCCATGGCTGGTTCCTATTTGTGTCTGCTGCAGCCTGAAGTGTGGCTCACTACGACTCTAAATTAGATCAAGTCGGTCCACAGAAGGATGTATGGACCACTTTGTCcttggttgttttgttttgtgatattTAACTGCATTTGGCGCTGGTCTTGTCTGTTTCTTTAAGAAAACAAGTGTTGGATTTGTGGTAGCATTGAGGCATGCATGATCACATGGGCAACCTGCAAACTAATcctggaaaaaattaatttgtggATTATCAGAttactgtcattttttctttttaattaggtAGTGACTCTGAGAGAGGAGAACCTGTCCTTAATTGCCTCTTGCAATAAAAGGTCAAAGTTCCACAGACAGTAAGGGTTTACCTTCTGAAACACGTATGTACATTTTTTTCGTTGTTTTTGCACAATAACTACCAAGTGTTCTTAGGGATTTAATTAACAAAGCCACCTTTGCTAGCTGTGTCCATACAGCATCAACCTTGTTTTGTGTTACTGACAGACCTGACTTTGGTGACCctttaatgttaaagtgcttTCAAGGCCTGGGCTTTAAGTACCAAAAAAGTAAGCTCCTTTAATGAGAGATTAAATATATACAGCTACAATATAGACTGTCAGTGCTGCTGTAATTAATGGTCAGGTTTGGATCTCCTGCCCTTTtgttgtcagtgtggagtttgcattttctcccagcATTGGTGTGGGTTTTCTTCCGAGATGTTGATTTCTTCCTGCCGCATTCTCGAATGCTCTGCACGTTAaggcaatgtcacattacatgacccATCCGTCAGTTTTTCAGCTCAAGATATTtcagatttcatttaattttggcaaGCTGGAGGTGGTAGTCTATGACTTGTTTTTTGTCCTTAGTTGTGCTCTGAGAGCTGAACACCAATGAATGTTCATCTAGGAGTATGTGGGTCTTTAGGACCTCAAAAATAGAAGATAAACTTATCTGTCTGATGTTTAATGTGCCATGACAGAATGGGTGTAAAAAAGAACCAATACTGCTGCTGAATTTGCTGCATCTGTTAACTTTCTGTATAGTGCCAGCTCCATCAGACAGCCTGTTATTGGCTATGAGGAAAAGGGGCGAGCACAACTGCTGGAACATCAGCAGTGTGacagtaaatgtaatattttaaacgattttcagttatttaaattgacatggttcaGTGACGTGATCAGCACATGTAGTCGGCATGTCTGACGTAATCCACAACCAGAACTCGTGTAATATGCCATCAGATGTAGATGAGTTGGTAGTCTAAATTAGGCCCTCTGTGAGTGTGGGTGGGATCTGGGGTGGACTGCACAGTTCTGGTTTgtaccttgtgcctgatgctgtgaAGCTTCAGCGCCTTGGACACAGAAATTAATCAAaatgtgtttgagaatgttacatatTAATGTGTTATGTTTCTTTCTGCCACTTTGTGAGTCTAGTCAAGGAAACAGACTTGCATTACCACACTGTACCAGTTTAGGGTTGCTGGGTCAGGTGCAGACCCCATCC harbors:
- the faub gene encoding FAU ubiquitin like and ribosomal protein S30 fusion b, whose product is MQLFVRAQNLHTLEVSGQETVSQIKAHIEALEGISPEDQVVLLAGAPLNDEAVLGQCGVSELSTLEVTARILGGKVHGSLARAGKVRGQTPKVDKQEKRKKKTGRAKRRMQYNRRFVNVVQGFGKKKGPNANS